Genomic DNA from Helicoverpa armigera isolate CAAS_96S chromosome 10, ASM3070526v1, whole genome shotgun sequence:
GAAATTTCCAATACTAAATTTCACATCATCACTAAACGATTCATCTCCAAAGTAGAAATGCGAAACAGATTCTTTCATGTCTTGCTCATCATTTCCAAAATCAAATATTCGGTCTAAGGTATTGTTTAGAACGTTCAAATTTTCAAAGAACTCTTCATTTTTAAAGAGATAGCTACCGTACAATTCATGTTTGTTGAAACCGATTAATATTGGCATGTTTTCTGCTTTTGGAGTTTCGGCAGTAAGCCAGGAATTGGATATGAAGGGTTCTACTCCGTCAAATATTTTCTCTGTGCAAGGTTTAAACATAATGTTTAAAGCTATACCAGCAGCAACTATTAGGCTTGGATCACTTTTAGTCAGAAACGAGAGCGCTTCTTTAGTATCGGCGGTTGTAAAGCCTAGGCGTTTTGCAATTTTGATTGCCACTAATCTGTCAGGTTCATATAAAACTGTTGCAGCATAAGCACTTCCACTTTGTAAAATCACTTTGTTGTAAAGTATTTCCTTTGGTGACAACAAATGCAGATCTATGGAATGTCCCCCAGCGCTTTCACCGAACAAAGTTATCTTATCGGAATCACCTCCAAACGCGTCTATATTATCTTTAACCCATCGGAGAGCTAGTAATTGGTCTTTCAGTCCTTGATTACCAGGAACTTCAGGTATATCGAGACACATGAACCCGTAAGCACCAACGCGATAATTCACGGTCACTATGATGACGTCATGTTGAACTAAGTGAGCTGATCCATATCGGCCTTTTCCTTTAGACCCCGCGTGGAAGGCACCTCCATAAATCCAAACCATTACAGGTAGCCTGTTGGATGACGAAGCTGATGCAGGAACGTAGACATTCAGGTGCAAGCAGTTAGGGTTTCCTACTATATTGCCAGTTATTTGATTCCTTTGGGGGCAGATTGAAGAGTCATCATTTGcttcaaatatttgttcaaacTTGTTTTGAGGTGTTGATtccttaaatacatatattttatttagtgaaaTGGTGATATCAAAAAATTTCGATATTTTTCAGTAGCCAGTTAAACAAGTAATTTAATATGATTAATTGGTTTTGTTATTAGGTAGAGCATGTTTAAATATGGAATAGAAGTAGGGTTGTTAACTTATTTGGGGTATCACGAGCTTCATGAAAGTCAACAGATTCACCAAGCATTACAAAAACATTACTTACTCCAAACGGATTATCCTGATTCACTTGCGCATATGGTATTCCTAAGAACATCGCATAATCACCATCATCGGCTTTCAGTCCTCGAATGAGCCCCACATTTGTATCTACTAAAGGATCAATTCTTGGTAAACATTCAacgttataattttgtattgagaaaaatataagaaaatataatctTCGTGAACTGATCATGGTCAAGCTTGAAAGTAATCTGGCATTAATTAAGAGCGTCACTGCATTATATAGTCAAGATTAAGATAAATCTTATCTCTTACATTTATTGCTTAAATTGATGGTCAACTCATATTTTATAGctatgttaattatattatcagaaTTATCTACAAAGGTCTCCCCTGTAGATATTTATCGCTGATCAGTAGATATGCATGATTATGGACATTGAGAACTTGTATCATTGTCTTTTGACCTCATTCATTATTCCGATATCAGGTATACTTTCACACTTTTTACTTTGAGTAAATATATCACAGACCACTATTACATCTACTAAATTCATTGACACTTGTTCACTCCTCAAGAACGAtccaataacactaggtactgAAACCTAGTGTTCAACTTTCATTGTTTACAAGTTTTTTGATACGCAAGATTATGATAAGGTCAGATATGTCTTATCATTCTTGTATTTATGTTCTTATTTGTTTAGTACATCTAAATGCACCCACACTTTAACAAGTGTAATCGTAACataccttttgttttttttattggcaaACAGATCCAAAAAGGGCATCCTTTCATGGAAGAAAGATAGTTGTTTCCTATCTGAAGTGACCGCAGAATTCGCTATTGCTTTGCAATTTTGGGGTTTCTGAGAGGTTTTTCGGAAAAATCCTCTGTATAACGAATCACCGTTAATCCTCGGAGGCATTTCAGAGAAGTAGCTGATGGAGGCACGTCAACAAGAAGGCACAGGTAGTTTGGGTTTTCCAGAATAATTCCATGCAATGGATATACTTGACAGACCGCTGAACCATCATACGCTTTGATTTCCTCGAATTGGGGCTGCGGTGATGGTTCCTGAAAATAAgggcaaaataatttaatcaaaaataaggTTTCAATATAACTTTCACTGGTTTGGTAATAAAGATATATCCACagtaatattaaagtaaatatgtaaatatgtaaaaacaatttaatttgatttgaagCATATGACAAAAAACCTGGTTTTcacactttattttattgaattaataaaaatagagacCCCGATACCTACTCTTAAGcccttaatatatttttaaaattgtttccCGTTTTACGCTCTGAGACCCTAAAAAGCACGATATACCTATATTTCAGTTCTGTTATACTCGGAATTCGTACGAATACCccagatttttttgcaaatgcaTTCggagaataaattatttaataaaaaaaactcatggattttgattttatttacgaaGGAAGATTTACTCCATGCTTCctactatgtaaaaataatccTGAGTTTTTGCCACTACTTGCTTTGATTTGCgcaaaaatatcattattttagcAGTATTTTGTGCAGTATTACTGCTGAAGTAGATAAAGTGAGATAATATAggttacataatattaaaattgactaTCTCGACGTGATGTAATTTTATCTAGAGGTACTATCTCCAATTGTATAAGCTGACGAAGAtaattttggtcttttttcgtCATTATCTGTTTTGAATCTACTGATACGAAATTTGATGCCATTGATGTTATGATCATGGctaaatgattttttatctttattatgatTGCTGTGTAGAATATTAATTAGGCAGTTAATACCGTTGTTTAAATTACAAGTAGCATGGCAACCTCTTCTCTTACGTGCTAAGATGTCACTTGAGTATTTAAACGAGAAAAAGTCTGCAAATAAGTTTGCTGACCCAGAACTGCATTTTTGCatgagtaggtaaataaaaagctGATAACAATATCtttattcaaaataatcatATCGGTTGTCATTTGTATTTGTGCAATATCTTATGTTGCATCGAATAGAATTAACGTTATCGCAATACCATTTGATTCAAGACCGATAACTTATTTAGGATCCATGTTTAGTAATTTAAGACCAcataattgtatattaaaaaaagtcatggtggcctagtgggtaaaggatcaacctctcgagtatgagggcgcgggttcgatcccaggtcaggcaagtaccaatgcaacttttctaagttcgtatgtactttctaagtatatcttagacactattggctgtgtttcggatggcacgtaaaactgtaggtcccggctgtcattgaacatccttggcagtcgttacgggtagtcagaagccagtaagtctgacaccagtctaaccaagttatattgggttgcccgggtaactgggttgaggaggtcagataggcagtcgcttcttgtaaagcactggtactcagctgaatccggttagactggaagccgacctcaacatgattgggaaaaaggctcggaggatgaattgTATATTAAGACCTATCATAAATTGtaaccatatttcaagcaaacaaataaattataattctaaGTTTCTTTCCTTTTATGCATGATCGGAGAAACCTTTACCATCTTCACGTTTACCATCACTACTGGTTTTAATGAGTAAAATGGCCACATCCAAATAAAATGggtctaaataataattacgaacTATAAATACATCCGTCTTCTTTAACAAGCTTGACATACCATTACGTATACTTCAgaactaagaaaataattatcagGACGTCGTAAAAGAAGATCTATTTTCATTATACTGCGGAACGATATTGTTCGAGATCATTTTGCTGGAGCAGTTTGTCGTCGGagaaaaataagtagatatcCGGCCGAGGGCGATTCATATTCATAATGTCTTGGCGAATAATTAGTTTTCATTATTCACGAGGCCGGTCTGCAGTCTCGGAGGGACCACGCAGAAAAATATCTAGAAAGATTTTGTTggttctttgaatttaaaattttgtggtaATGCTGCATTGAGTATTAAGCTTAAGAAGATATGCGGAAGACAAGAAGACTAATTTATGAAGCAACCTTTGAGGCAATAAGTGCAGTAGgcattattatagttttaaagtaaccaaaagaaaataggagaagaaaaataaaattactgataGTACTAAAGAATTCGATTTAATTTACCTGTTAATGTGTTTACATTGCCTTATCGGTTAGAGAATGCGATAAAATGAAAGATTTGATAAATACGCAAATATATCCGACAATTTTATCTCATTGGTTATGCAAGATATGTTGTCGCATTTTCTAGCATTTATCTtcaactagctggtgcccgcgacttcgtctgcgcaggtttagtatttcgaacaatatgtttacaaattgtagcctatgtgttattctgatgtataagctatattattgtaaagtttcattaaaatccattcagtagtttttgcgtgaaagagtaacaaacatccatacatccatacatccatacatacaaactttcgcgtttataatattagtaggatttcgATGGTAGCATTGACGTAGTTTGATACTTAGACATGAGGGGGTATATTCTGCAAGTTTAATATTACCTACAGCTGATCGAGGGCCACTGAAGAAATATGAAGGATTACTCTCCCTTCGCATAACAGTAAGTTTGGAATGTAATGTAGAAGAGAAATCGTCACCTGAGCCGTAAGCCCTACATTTCACAACGctgaaatgttttcttttagCATTCCACATTCCATTTACGAACAAAAATGATCTActcaaattttgaaaattaacctTGGGCGCTATAAGATCAGCAAAAAGAATAAAAGTACAAATGGTCTAAATTACTCAATAGAACTAGAGCTATAAAGGATTTGCTCCCTCCAAACACTGAAACATTATAACAATAGCAGAATTAGCTTGATATTGAAAACAGCACTGACTTAAGACTCATTGAGTTGCctcacaataacaataattgaaGTCAAGAGAATATTGTACATTGTACAATTGAGTGAGGACCAACGGGATTATATATCATTGTTCAGTCATTACTGTCTtctagatatttaaatagattaagttgttatgttttaagacaattaaattgtattgttagTATTGTTTTGAAGAATctttttgtttaacatttaGGTTTTGTATATTTGACCTATCGAAAAGTCTGTAACAGCTTTCGTAAGTTAGAGTTAGTTTTATTAGCCAGAGGTCTGTTCGCTGGGAAGTGGTGAATTATTTCTGATTGCCTAAATCTGTGTGTATTTAACCCTAAAATTGCGAACCTGGACGCAAAAATATCGTGAAAGCGGATAAGCCTTATTGTTAAGGCAACATGGGCTATATATCTCTATAAGTTACATTAAGCATATTATACGATATTGtagatcatatttattttagtgggTTCCAAGTCTTTCGCCAATTCCATGTAAAAATCATAGTGACATTTAATCCTGATTTCGGAAGAATGAAGACCTGCCAAGAAGCTCATATAGCCTCATAATTACACCACAAACCACAACAGCATCCGAACATTGAATCCAATTACAAGCAACATCAGTTATATTAAGATCATAAATCGTGTCGGCGTTTGATACCCAGTTATTAATTCAGATGAAAGCCTGCTACTGACAAACGATGACAGCCCCACGTGCTAAGTGGACAGCCattgttttaatacttaattgCTGTTTGTTAATTAGTTGGTGTTTATCATGTTCACCTGTATGCGGGAAGAATTATGCTTTGGCGGATATTATATATCCTTCTTTAAGGTACTTTCAAAACTGTCTCTCTCTGAGGCAGTCCTCCATCGAATGTCTAGCCTTTTCATATtaggttggcttccagtctaataggatggaaatatttttttgataactaTCGTTTAAATTGTTCTTGaggttttttatgtaaataaccaACAAACTATGCATTTCAgtactatgtacatacataaagttaatacaaaatgtacttgtaaataacagaaattgctaatattttaactaaaacttaaattattcaCAAAGAAAAGTAAACCAAACCTGTTAAAACAAGTCcattacaaaactttatttccaattttcttaaaaaaaattgcatcgtAACCTCTTTTCAGAAGTACTCGCAATTCGGCCGAGGGGAAAAGTGGGGTATATTAATAACTTATAATAGGGGCAAGGTACAGGTGTTCAAAGACCCCAACTCGCCCCAACAGTCGTCCGTTATGGGGGATTCTGGGGCTTATTGTCTccttacaaattaataacacaGTACACTTTTTGTTTACTTCTTATTAAGTACGAAATTCGAATTTATGAAAGTTGTTTTTCGGGTATTTGCTGAATTATATTTATCTGTGCATGGAGGGTGTGTTTTAAGGCTGTTTTAACAactttttacataggtactggCTTTCGCCActgatttcacccgcgtcctgtgaaatacttacctatagTTATCTGTTTTTTTTCAGTAGTTTATGACACAAAGGCAACAGAAAAATCAGCTTTTCAAAGTAAAGTCAAAAATAATCTATCACAATAATTTACTAAGAAACAAAGTCGAGATGACATGCATTGTTCATGATTGCTCAAAAACAACCAGTACCTTGAAACTTTAATCTAATTCAAAAGCTTCGAAACTAATTTACAAACCTCTTTTCATGAGAACAACAACCTTCAACTTACTATAAAAGTCGTTACACCAAACTATCTTCGCTCATCAATTTGCAACATCACCATTAATTTGCAAGATCCGAGTCATAA
This window encodes:
- the LOC110371001 gene encoding cholinesterase — encoded protein: MISSRRLYFLIFFSIQNYNVECLPRIDPLVDTNVGLIRGLKADDGDYAMFLGIPYAQVNQDNPFGESTPQNKFEQIFEANDDSSICPQRNQITGNIVGNPNCLHLNVYVPASASSSNRLPVMVWIYGGAFHAGSKGKGRYGSAHLVQHDVIIVTVNYRVGAYGFMCLDIPEVPGNQGLKDQLLALRWVKDNIDAFGGDSDKITLFGESAGGHSIDLHLLSPKEILYNKVILQSGSAYAATVLYEPDRLVAIKIAKRLGFTTADTKEALSFLTKSDPSLIVAAGIALNIMFKPCTEKIFDGVEPFISNSWLTAETPKAENMPILIGFNKHELYGSYLFKNEEFFENLNVLNNTLDRIFDFGNDEQDMKESVSHFYFGDESFSDDVKFSIGNFDSDFVYIHPIQRTIQKYLKARSGNIYYYMFSYVGGRNVVKLSDEDNDSNDGPCCALHADDLAYLFDMDNKPAPTAEDEVIINRMTTMWTNFAKYSDPTPQITELLPVKWEPLSEEAYTYMEIGSELSLGSRPAHHRMAFWNLFYKLNENKQRLL